Proteins co-encoded in one Pirellulales bacterium genomic window:
- the ilvN gene encoding acetolactate synthase small subunit, translated as MRHVLSALVQNVPGVLAHISGMLASRGYNIDSLAVGETEDPNLSRMTFVVVGDDKTLEQVGKQLEKIVTVVRVDDVSAQDYVERDLMLMRVKATPGEQRTQVRELTDIFRGRIVDVGIDEVVVEIAGQESKIEAFIDMMRPLGIVELVRTGRIAMVRCQCRSRDPQPAETT; from the coding sequence ATGCGTCACGTACTTTCGGCTTTGGTGCAAAACGTTCCCGGCGTGCTGGCGCACATTTCCGGGATGCTCGCGTCGCGCGGCTATAACATCGATAGCCTGGCGGTGGGCGAAACCGAAGACCCTAATCTCTCGCGGATGACGTTTGTCGTCGTGGGAGATGATAAGACGCTGGAACAGGTCGGTAAGCAGCTCGAAAAGATCGTCACCGTGGTGCGCGTGGACGATGTGAGCGCTCAGGACTATGTGGAGCGCGACTTGATGCTGATGCGTGTCAAGGCGACGCCCGGCGAGCAACGGACGCAGGTGCGCGAACTGACCGACATTTTTCGCGGTCGTATCGTCGATGTCGGCATCGATGAAGTCGTCGTCGAAATCGCGGGCCAAGAGAGCAAAATCGAGGCGTTCATCGATATGATGCGCCCGCTAGGCATTGTCGAACTGGTCCGTACCGGGCGCATTGCCATGGTCCGCTGCCAATGCCGCTCGCGAGATCCGCAGC